In the Leptospira sp. WS4.C2 genome, one interval contains:
- the gmd gene encoding GDP-mannose 4,6-dehydratase: MKKALITGITGQDGSYLAELLLQKGYEVHGIVRRTSLFNRNRIEHLHGNPNLHLHYGDMTDSSNLNRILEKIQPSEIYNLAAQSHVQVSFEVPEYTAEVDAVGTLRILDAIKQTGINTRFYQASTSELYGLVQEVPQTEKTPFYPRSPYAVAKLYAYWAVVNYREAYNLHASNGILFNHESPRRGEAFVTRKVTIGVAAVKAGKLPHITMGNIDSKRDWGYAPDYVEMMWMMLQKDTPDDYVVATNETHTVREFIEEAYKIAGYDVVWEGKADKEVGKDKKSGQVLVKIDPKYYRPTEVELLIGNPEKAKRQLGWEPKVKFKELVRIMMEADLKSQGF; the protein is encoded by the coding sequence ATGAAAAAAGCACTCATTACCGGAATCACAGGCCAAGACGGTTCCTATCTGGCAGAACTCCTCCTTCAAAAGGGGTACGAAGTCCATGGAATCGTTCGTAGAACCAGCCTTTTCAATCGCAATCGAATTGAACACCTTCATGGAAATCCAAATCTCCACCTTCACTACGGAGATATGACAGATTCCTCTAACCTAAACAGAATCTTAGAAAAAATCCAACCATCAGAAATCTATAACCTTGCTGCTCAGTCCCATGTGCAGGTTTCTTTTGAAGTTCCTGAATACACTGCAGAAGTGGATGCTGTAGGAACCTTACGGATTTTAGATGCGATCAAACAAACGGGGATCAATACTCGATTCTACCAAGCATCTACCTCCGAACTTTACGGCCTCGTCCAAGAAGTTCCACAAACAGAAAAAACACCGTTCTACCCACGTTCCCCTTATGCAGTGGCTAAACTTTATGCTTATTGGGCTGTTGTGAATTATAGAGAAGCGTACAATTTGCACGCATCTAACGGAATTCTATTCAACCATGAATCTCCAAGACGTGGTGAGGCATTTGTTACAAGAAAGGTAACCATAGGCGTTGCTGCAGTGAAGGCAGGAAAACTCCCTCATATCACTATGGGTAATATTGATTCCAAACGAGACTGGGGATATGCTCCAGACTATGTAGAGATGATGTGGATGATGTTACAAAAAGACACACCTGATGACTATGTAGTGGCAACCAATGAAACACATACTGTTCGTGAGTTCATTGAAGAGGCTTATAAAATTGCTGGGTATGATGTCGTTTGGGAAGGTAAGGCTGACAAAGAAGTAGGTAAGGATAAAAAGTCCGGCCAAGTTCTTGTGAAAATCGATCCTAAATACTATAGACCAACAGAAGTGGAACTTTTAATTGGAAATCCAGAAAAGGCAAAACGTCAGTTAGGTTGGGAACCAAAGGTCAAATTCAAAGAGTTGGTTCGAATTATGATGGAAGCTGATTTAAAAAGCCAAGGATTTTAA
- a CDS encoding STAS domain-containing protein has protein sequence MSDKILVEEKGNTIRVRFMDQILDGNAPELREILAEILEKNVQEIYLDLEKVVIVSSLGISRLLSFKNKADEKKMTVKIVNIQDKLKETLKKLMLDQFFGL, from the coding sequence ATGAGTGATAAGATACTAGTAGAAGAAAAGGGTAACACGATCCGTGTTCGCTTTATGGATCAGATTCTGGATGGAAACGCACCAGAACTCCGAGAAATTTTAGCTGAGATCCTGGAAAAGAACGTTCAAGAAATCTATTTGGATTTGGAAAAGGTAGTGATAGTGAGTTCTCTCGGGATCTCTCGCCTGCTTTCTTTCAAAAACAAAGCGGATGAAAAGAAAATGACAGTGAAGATTGTCAATATCCAAGACAAACTAAAAGAAACTCTGAAGAAGTTGATGTTGGATCAGTTTTTTGGTCTCTAA
- a CDS encoding cyclic nucleotide-binding domain-containing protein, with protein MSFFQMVTFPANSYIIVEGKKDANNFYIIREGKVRVTRETAVVGEDPNQVLGPGDFFGVVAAMSQHPQIESATSLTNVSLISVSYDQFGTLIQKSTAVAMNIIRFFSMKLRQFDTTITRLSFRNAVEEDPNELFKIGEYYFQQQNISHASFAYQSYLKHLPNGQFVPQAKLRLQTMNQPFQAAAIDYTKFNRNYKDSEMIFCEHEPGKELFILQSGKVKISKIVNQNEVMLAVLQAGDIFGEMAILDNKPRSASAVAAGDVELLAINKANFEGMVKAQPQLATRLITLLSERIWIAYKQLANLLLKDPQGRIVDTLMTLAEKNRIKVAPKQAYNFEIGTKDLLKMVGLTDPKDELIISDIMKNNKFIRMDMGKIVCSDMAELEKLVQFYHKKANMENKLKKLK; from the coding sequence ATGTCGTTTTTTCAAATGGTTACTTTCCCGGCGAACTCCTACATCATTGTAGAGGGGAAAAAGGATGCGAACAATTTCTATATCATCCGTGAGGGTAAAGTACGTGTCACTCGTGAGACTGCTGTTGTTGGAGAAGATCCAAACCAAGTTTTAGGACCTGGTGACTTCTTTGGCGTAGTGGCTGCCATGAGCCAACACCCTCAAATCGAATCCGCAACCTCACTTACAAATGTATCTTTAATTTCTGTTAGTTATGACCAATTTGGAACATTAATCCAAAAGTCTACTGCGGTTGCGATGAATATCATTCGTTTCTTCTCCATGAAGTTACGTCAATTTGATACCACAATCACCCGATTATCCTTTAGAAATGCAGTTGAAGAAGATCCAAACGAACTTTTCAAAATTGGTGAGTATTACTTTCAACAACAAAATATTTCACATGCCTCTTTCGCATACCAAAGTTATCTAAAACATCTTCCGAATGGACAGTTTGTACCGCAAGCTAAGTTGCGATTACAAACCATGAACCAACCGTTTCAAGCGGCCGCGATCGATTATACAAAGTTCAATCGAAACTACAAAGATAGCGAGATGATCTTTTGTGAACACGAACCTGGTAAGGAACTTTTCATCTTACAAAGTGGAAAGGTAAAGATTTCCAAAATCGTAAACCAAAACGAAGTGATGCTCGCAGTTCTCCAAGCAGGAGACATTTTTGGAGAGATGGCAATTCTTGATAACAAACCTCGTTCTGCCTCAGCAGTGGCCGCAGGAGATGTGGAACTACTTGCCATCAACAAAGCCAACTTTGAAGGAATGGTGAAAGCTCAACCACAATTGGCAACAAGGCTCATCACTTTACTATCCGAAAGGATTTGGATTGCCTACAAACAATTAGCAAACTTACTTCTAAAAGATCCACAAGGCCGTATCGTAGATACCCTAATGACCTTGGCAGAAAAGAATAGAATCAAAGTAGCTCCGAAACAAGCTTACAATTTTGAAATTGGAACCAAAGACCTTCTTAAAATGGTGGGTCTTACGGATCCAAAGGATGAACTCATCATTTCCGATATCATGAAGAATAATAAATTTATTCGTATGGATATGGGAAAAATTGTTTGTTCGGACATGGCAGAGCTAGAAAAACTCGTCCAATTCTATCATAAAAAGGCTAACATGGAGAATAAGCTAAAGAAGCTGAAATAA
- a CDS encoding tol-pal system YbgF family protein, with product MRQNSTVWFNLLRVIFALGIFISFGNFSLSADRSVSQVFANERAKQGELLYQKAKEFLEDRNHYQSVESCKSFLLLYPSHPKTRDIRKILSSNYRMTGDILALAENELKIYKEFPNTEEGLESYLISGKAFVRMGREDKAYQIFQDIIKNTYSSKIAQEAELELTQMEILGESKNK from the coding sequence ATGAGACAGAATTCTACAGTTTGGTTTAACTTACTAAGAGTCATTTTCGCTCTCGGAATCTTTATTTCTTTTGGAAATTTTTCACTTTCCGCTGACCGTTCTGTAAGCCAAGTTTTTGCCAATGAGCGCGCCAAACAGGGGGAACTTCTTTACCAAAAAGCAAAAGAGTTTTTGGAAGATCGGAACCACTACCAATCCGTAGAATCCTGTAAAAGCTTTTTATTACTCTACCCAAGCCATCCCAAAACAAGAGACATTCGGAAGATTTTAAGTTCCAATTATCGCATGACGGGAGATATTTTAGCTCTTGCCGAAAACGAACTCAAAATTTATAAAGAATTTCCCAATACAGAAGAAGGTCTTGAATCGTATTTAATTTCCGGCAAAGCATTTGTCCGTATGGGGCGGGAAGATAAAGCCTATCAGATTTTTCAGGACATTATCAAAAATACGTATTCGAGTAAAATTGCCCAAGAAGCGGAATTAGAACTGACTCAGATGGAAATTCTGGGAGAGAGTAAAAATAAGTAA